Proteins encoded in a region of the Scyliorhinus canicula chromosome 2, sScyCan1.1, whole genome shotgun sequence genome:
- the LOC119962223 gene encoding C-X-C chemokine receptor type 2-like, with protein sequence MDIARSFSFSGVDLFTDENYTYFDIFNSSEDYPSFDFGVSPCTLDIHDNWINTALAVVYSLVCFLAVTGNMVVMVVLLYHRRTMVYTDIYLLHLAVADLLFAVTLPFWAVYAISGWIFGNAMCKIISLLQEVNFYSGILLLACISVNRYLSIVYSTKNHQQKRPFLIKVICAVVWVLAILLSLPILHKGEYTPPTLSRTMCYETHSGESAEIWRITTRFLRHIIGFLIPLTVMIFCYSATIWRLCQTRGFQKQRAMKVIIAVVLAFLICWFPHNITVFIDTLMRAKLINETCDRRNHIDRALIGTQTLGFLHSCINPILYAFIGVKFRNNLVKLLAAERIIKQSGRPHFKRSVSSSSESALISSTI encoded by the coding sequence ATGGACATCGCGAGAAGTTTCTCCTTCAGTGGAGTTGATTTGTTCACCGATGAAAATTATACTTATTTTGACATCTTCAACAGCAGTGAAGATTATCCTTCCTTTGATTTTGGCGTTAGCCCCTGTACCCTTGATATTCATGACAACTGGATTAACACGGCACTGGCTGTTGTCTATAGCCTGGTGTGTTTCCTCGCTGTGACTGGGAACATGGTTGTAATGGTTGTTTTACTTTACCATCGACGCACAATGGTGTACACAGACATCTACCTGCTTCATCTGGCAGTAGCAGATCTCCTATTCGCCGTGACCTTGCCCTTTTGGGCAGTGTATGCCATATCTGGCTGGATATTTGGCAATGCCATGTGCAAGATCATCAGCCTGTTGCAGGAAGTTAACTTTTACAGTGGGATTCTGTTACTGGCTTGTATCAGTGTCAACCGCTATCTGTCCATCGTCTATTCCACAAAGAACCACcagcagaagaggccatttcTAATCAAGGTGATATGCGCTGTTGTCTGGGTCTTGGCCATTCTTCTGTCTTTGCCTATTCTGCACAAGGGCGAATATACTCCGCCTACACTCAGCAGAACCATGTGTTATGAAACACACAGCGGTGAATCAGCTGAAATATGGAGAATAACCACCAGGTTTCTGAGACACATTATTGGGTTCCTCATTCCACTGACTGTGATGATCTTCTGCTACAGTGCGACGATTTGGAGACTGTGTCAAACGAGGGGGTTCCAGAAACAGAGAGCAATGAAAGTCATCATCGCGGTGGTGCTGGCCTTCCTCATTTGTTGGTTCCCGCACAATATCACCGTGTTCATCGACACGCTGATGAGGGCCAAACTCATCAATGAGACCTGTGACAGGCGCAATCATATCGACAGGGCTCTAATTGGAACCCAAACCTTGGGATTCCTGCACAGCTGCATCAACCCAATCCTGTACGCATTCATCGGGGTGAAATTCAGGAACAACCTGGTCAAACTTCTGGCTGCAGAAAGGATCATTAAACAAAGTGGAAGGCCACATTTTAAGAGATCTGTGTCCTCTTCCTCTGAATCTGCACTGATTTCAAGCACCATATAA